One genomic window of Salvia miltiorrhiza cultivar Shanhuang (shh) chromosome 4, IMPLAD_Smil_shh, whole genome shotgun sequence includes the following:
- the LOC131021480 gene encoding SUMO-conjugating enzyme SCE1 isoform X2 — translation MSGGIARGRLTEERKSWRKNHPHGFVAKPETLPDGTVNLMVWHCTIPGKAGTDWEGGYYPLTMHFSEDYPSKPPKCKFPQGFFHPNVYPSGTVCLSILNEDSGWRPAITVKQILVGIQDLLDQPNPSDPAQTEGYHMFIQDAVEYKKRVRQQAKQYPPLV, via the exons ATGTCTGGCGGAATTGCGCGCGGGCGGCTGACGGAGGAGCGAAAGTCATGGCGGAAGAATCATCCACAT GGTTTTGTGGCTAAGCCGGAGACTCTGCCTGATGGTACAGTGAATTTGATGGTGTGGCACTGCACGATCCCTGGTAAGGCCGGG ACTGACTGGGAGGGTGGTTATTATCCACTCACGATGCACTTTAGTGAAGATTACCCGAGCAAGCCACCGAAGTGTAAATTTCCACAAGGCTTTTTCCATCCTAATGTGTACCCATCTGGAACTGTTTGCCTCTCAATCCTCAATGAAGATAGT GGGTGGCGGCCAGCCATCACAGTGAAGCAAATTTTGGTTGGGATCCAAGATTTGTTGGATCAGCCTAATCCATCTGATCCAGCTCAAACTGAGGGGTACCATATGTTCATCCAG GATGCGGTTGAATACAAGAAAAGGGTTCGGCAACAGGCAAAGCAGTATCCTCCTCTTGTCTGA
- the LOC131021480 gene encoding SUMO-conjugating enzyme SCE1 isoform X1, giving the protein MSGGIARGRLTEERKSWRKNHPHGFVAKPETLPDGTVNLMVWHCTIPGKAGTDWEGGYYPLTMHFSEDYPSKPPKCKFPQGFFHPNVYPSGTVCLSILNEDSGWRPAITVKQILVGIQDLLDQPNPSDPAQTEGYHMFIQVIEFFVILKLLSCSFQRFIFPLDIFPVFYVPTNSFDMDSYSY; this is encoded by the exons ATGTCTGGCGGAATTGCGCGCGGGCGGCTGACGGAGGAGCGAAAGTCATGGCGGAAGAATCATCCACAT GGTTTTGTGGCTAAGCCGGAGACTCTGCCTGATGGTACAGTGAATTTGATGGTGTGGCACTGCACGATCCCTGGTAAGGCCGGG ACTGACTGGGAGGGTGGTTATTATCCACTCACGATGCACTTTAGTGAAGATTACCCGAGCAAGCCACCGAAGTGTAAATTTCCACAAGGCTTTTTCCATCCTAATGTGTACCCATCTGGAACTGTTTGCCTCTCAATCCTCAATGAAGATAGT GGGTGGCGGCCAGCCATCACAGTGAAGCAAATTTTGGTTGGGATCCAAGATTTGTTGGATCAGCCTAATCCATCTGATCCAGCTCAAACTGAGGGGTACCATATGTTCATCCAGGTAATAGAATTTTTTGTGATTCTGAAATTGTTATCGTGTTCTTTCCAGAGATTCATTTTCCCCCTTGATATTTTTCCTGTATTTTATGTGCCTACAAATTCATTTGACATGGATTCATATTCTTATTAG